The nucleotide sequence ATCCCAGCCTCAATAGAACTTAACACAGTCTCGTTTTCTTTTGTCCGACTACTTAGTAATGCTAAACTAATAAATATTAATTGTTATTAACTGATTTTGTTGTCCTCGATAAACTGACTTATGATTAAAATCAGAGACAGCTTCCTAACTCCCAGCACACATCTGGCTTGAGGAGGTATTTAAAATGAAAATTTTACAACCCCTCTTTATATTCCTGAGCATGATTATTCTGTATTCGCTATAGTATGGTTTAGCAACCATACCGAGGCTTATCCAACCCAACTATTGCCATTGCTACTGGGCTTTGAGTCGCAATCTTGCAGAAAGAAACGTGCGATCGTAGACTACCATCAGGTTATTGCACTGCTACCTGGGAAGTCAAAACAAATTATTGATGAAATCATCTAAATCAAAACCTAACTGCATTTTACGTTTAGGTAAATAAAAATGAAGTCAAAGCTTTAAGTTCTAAGATTGGAATTCCGAATTCCCAAGTCAAAGTTCCAAGTTGGAAAGTAAAAGGTTATATTGCAAAATCTGAAGTTTTGAAGTCAAAAATCACCATAGCAGCTAAAACAAGAATGGAAAGTCAACTTCCCATTATGGGGGAGATATGCAACAGCGACGGCTTGGTATTTTACAACGTTTCGTTTCTGGGAAAGCTGACTCAGGACGAAAACTGCTGAGGTTTCTTCGGAAAGTAATTTCTGTCTTGTTCAAGTTCTTCTACTGGTTTGTTCCTATTGTGATTGGACTTTTGTTGCTGTGGATTGTGGGAGGACATCTGCTTGCCAGTCAAATGGAGAAGCCCGTTGAGCAAGCATGGGAACGATTCAGCAGGCAGTTCCCAAAAACTGAAACTAACACTTCAGCAATGAAAGTTGAAGAATTGGCTGCCAATCTGGGATTAAATTTTGTTTTTGAATCAAGCACAACGCCTACTCGTAAGATCCATATTCCGGCATCTAAAACAAAAGTGTGGAAGGAATTTGATGGCATCAGAAAAGAGTTAAATACCTACCTAGATGTTCAGCTTGCAAAACCCAATGATGAAATAGATCCTCCACCAGAAAAGCTGCGGAATTACCTGGTTACTCATGCAACCGATCTGGAACTACTCTCTACTTATGTTCTCAATAGTGAACCGCCGCATTGGGGATTCGATATCACCCTTTGGGATTTGGCTTATCCCTTACCTGCCTTTCTTAGTACCGCAGATTTTCAAAAGATTCTTGCCCTTGATATGTTGGAGAAGACACGTCAGGGGAAAACTCAAGAAGCGTTAAAAATCCTAGATGTATCCTGGAGACTTAATCAGGTATTGCTGGCAAGACCCTCTTTCATTGCTCAATTGGTTTCCACTATAGTTTTACGATATCAATTGATAGCAATGCGTAAAATGCAAGGAGTACCTGCTGCATGGACAGAACAAATTGAACGTTTTGTATATAAAGCACGTCAGGCTTTTTCAACTTCCCTAGAAGCAGAATCATTTATGATTTTTTTGACTCTTAATAAATATTCTATCAGCAAAATATTCTTTGATAAAGAATTGGCCGAAGAGTTAGGATTTGAAACGTCTTTTACTATTCCCCGTTGGTTGGGGTGGGCAATCGATCCAGTATTAAAGCCGTGGTTCCGTATTTTTACTGTTGATTATTTTGAACAAATGCAGAGGTCAATACATGAGTTTATTCAGCCTGATTTCTGCTCGGCAAATTTTACTACATTTGAAAAGCAATATAAGTTTAAATCTCACTGGTGGAATTCAATTTTAATCAATTTATTTTTGAAAAATTCAGCGTCCTTTGAAGTTTTAACAGAAGATTTGTTTCCACCCGATCAGTGGAATAAGTTAAATCGGCGAATACTCCAACTAGAATTAACTCAGAAAGTGCTACAAGCTAAGTCAATTGCAGCTCAACAAGGGAGTTTTCCACAGAAGATTCCAGGCATTGAGACATCTATCTGCCGGGATGCCAAGTGGAGATATAAAGTCGCTAAAGATGGCACAATGTCACTTTCTTTTGATAAGCAAAAAGACTTGGATTGGTTGAAGCCTCAAAGTCCTGGCGACTTACTGACCTATTATGCCAAATGGAAGCTCCCTCGCTCGATCGCGACTAATACTTTATCTTCTCACTCGCGTTGAGGTAATCCTAATAAAAATTAGCTCAAACTCTTTTCTAGTCGTAATGCAACTATCAATGTGTAAACGGAAATAATATCGATGCCTACCGATACTGGATGAAATATCCATCTGAAGGTGATTATGCTTCTACCAAAGCCACGAAAACTTGCTAAATTTATCAGCTTTGTTTGTCTGGGGCTGCTGCTGGCGGTGTTGCTGATTCCTAGTAGCTGTGTGTCTTCTAAGGATCGGGAAATTACTGTCTATATTCAGCAATTGAGAGACAAAGATTCACAAGTCCGCTGGTGGGCTGCAACAAATTTAGGGCAATCTGATGTAAATGCTGAAAGCAGTATCCCGCAATTGGTAGAAGCAACAGAGGATGAGGATTCCTGGGTACGTTCCAGTGCGGTTGCTACTCTGGGAAAAATCCGCTCTCAACCAGAGATAACTATTCCTTGTCTAGTTCGCAGGTTAAAGGATTGGAACCAAGAAGTGCAGCAGGCAGCGGCAGTTGCTTTAGGAAGAATGGGTTCACCTGCTGTTCCAGAATTAATCAAGCTTTTTAAAGATAGAGATAGCAATGTTCGCCGTCACGCTGCTTTTGCACTTAGTGCGATTGGTTCGGAGGCAAAAGCGGCGGTTCCGGCTTTGATTAAGGCAACACAGGATAGTAATCGTGCTGTTCGGCAACAAGCCATTGAAGCTTTGGGACAGGTTGGTTCAGATGAGAAAACTGCAACTCCTGTGTTAATTGCAGCCTTAAAGAACCAGGATTGGCAAATTCGGGCAACAGCCGCCCATACCCTTGGGAAAATTGGTTCTCCAGCCAAATCCGTTATACCTGCTTTGATTTCAGCCTTGAATGACCCGGATGCAGTTGTTCGGCTGAGAGCAACCTTGGCTCTGGGTCAATTGAGTTCGGACGCGGTTCCTTTACTGGCTAAAACATTGAGGGAGCGCCAGCAACCTGCCAGAGTTCGGAGTCACGCCTCCTATGCTTTAGGCGAAATGGGAATAGAAGCACAAGAAGCGATTCCTGCTTTGATTGAGCTTTTAGGAGAGAACAATGCAGAAATTCGGCAGGGAGTGCTGTTTGCGTTAAAACAAATTGGCTACCCGGCAATTCCTGAACTAACCAAAGCTTTGCGCCATCAAAATAGGCAGGTTCGCAATACAGCTGCGGTAGCACTGGGAAAAATCTCTGAGAGCTTGCAAGACAACAGTAACCGCTTATACTCAGAGGAATTAGACCAGGCTATTTCAAATTTAGAGCAAGCTCAACTTGTTTTGAATCCACGTCAACCTAATTTGGCTGGAGAAATTTCAGCTATCTCGGCAAGTGGAGAGCGATTCCCACAGGATGCAGTTGATTCAGTTCGGCGGGGTGTAGATGCCCTCAAGACTGAGAGAGATTCAGATTTTCAATTTTTGGCATTGTTTATCCTGATTTCTGTCCTTGCCTTACTGGCTCTGATTGGATTTTTCGTTTTTTGGGTACGACCTGTTATTCTGCTGCGCCTTAGTAGTGCTGCGATTGCTGCTCAGCAGGAACAGGAGATGTTGAGCCAGATGCTGACAACAATTGAGCAATTTTTGGAACAAGCAGGTGTACAGGTTAAGCGTGAGAACAAGCAGGTTCTGCGGGTTGTGGCTGCTTCCGGTCGGCTGAAATCTCTGTCACCCCTACCTGTCTTACTAGCAATGGGTCAACCGACAGCTCAAGATGTCACTGAATTAATGCAGTGTGCCGAGCGGTTGGGCAGCGAACGCCAGCAACGGTCAGGTATTTTGCTCTATCGGCAATCTCCAGACACCCTATTTCGGGTTCGCATGGCAGAAGTGCGCCTGCGTGATCGCTTCGTATTGATTCCCATTCCTCTAGCTGCGGTGGAACAGTCAGTTTCCGACCCAGCTGCTTGTGTGGGACTGCTGGCTCAGTATAGCGATCGCTATCT is from Phormidium ambiguum IAM M-71 and encodes:
- a CDS encoding HEAT repeat domain-containing protein; this translates as MLLPKPRKLAKFISFVCLGLLLAVLLIPSSCVSSKDREITVYIQQLRDKDSQVRWWAATNLGQSDVNAESSIPQLVEATEDEDSWVRSSAVATLGKIRSQPEITIPCLVRRLKDWNQEVQQAAAVALGRMGSPAVPELIKLFKDRDSNVRRHAAFALSAIGSEAKAAVPALIKATQDSNRAVRQQAIEALGQVGSDEKTATPVLIAALKNQDWQIRATAAHTLGKIGSPAKSVIPALISALNDPDAVVRLRATLALGQLSSDAVPLLAKTLRERQQPARVRSHASYALGEMGIEAQEAIPALIELLGENNAEIRQGVLFALKQIGYPAIPELTKALRHQNRQVRNTAAVALGKISESLQDNSNRLYSEELDQAISNLEQAQLVLNPRQPNLAGEISAISASGERFPQDAVDSVRRGVDALKTERDSDFQFLALFILISVLALLALIGFFVFWVRPVILLRLSSAAIAAQQEQEMLSQMLTTIEQFLEQAGVQVKRENKQVLRVVAASGRLKSLSPLPVLLAMGQPTAQDVTELMQCAERLGSERQQRSGILLYRQSPDTLFRVRMAEVRLRDRFVLIPIPLAAVEQSVSDPAACVGLLAQYSDRYLPGADLFDDRNAIGDTLSFFGRAELLHRLEQELVRQQGIGLFGLRKSGKTSILLQLGFALRRHPVVHLDLQPYGGKLRYGAELFNEILRQLLGRLHEHNTTAIATFEPFSADIPAAALTTEFVQYISKIAVQLTAAKYEPPILLFLDEIERILPVATDPLEKVEEFNAFFGGLRVLSQEQRLLGLLVADVHPDCNRINQWQQEGVPTNPVFSFFKEVFLSSFSEEETKTMLVDISRLMGRSFDRETLTAIYQESGGHPFIARQLASLLCAKVPEQEDGQISCSTAQRYLNRPFSYSSVLKDYFGQNIWADLKKRQFEAAIAILKLLAYNFDVPGGMAEKDLLAFLSSLFTESQCLDALLWLEMVGLVKRVEAQDDNDYYRSHVPLLSRWLQMEMGEQESRQWQIQ